The Candidatus Rubidus massiliensis DNA segment CAATGCGTCAGCAACTTTTAGATAAAACAAATACCGCTAAGGAGTTTGCTTCTGATAAGGCAAACTTCTTAGAAACGAAAATAAATCAACTTGAACAACAGAATAAAAATTTTCTAGCTGACCTAAAATCTTTTAAAACTTTTTCTCAAGAAAGCGCAGCTGTTTTAAATCAAACAAAAAGTAAAATAAACGAACTAGAAAAAATTATTGATAAGCAAAACGAGAATATTGAAAACATTCAACTAGCTTTAAAGAATATTATCGAGGTTATGCAAGGAAAATCAAGTTCTTCTTCTTCCAAAAGTTATAAAGTAAAAAATGGTGATAGTTTAGAAAAAATTGCGAAATTTCATCAAACAACCATTCAAGCTCTAAAAGAAGCAAATCATTTAACTAATGATAAAATTATAGTCGGGCAAACGATTCAAATTCCTTAAATTTTACAGTTCTTATGACTTTTATGATGTTAAGCCTTAAA contains these protein-coding regions:
- a CDS encoding autolysin, producing MKLLLTFLSLIFISFTPCHLEARRYAYEDENAIKIRETKDSIDELRHELQNQEIEMKRFEEKLSNHDLTLDSMRQQLLDKTNTAKEFASDKANFLETKINQLEQQNKNFLADLKSFKTFSQESAAVLNQTKSKINELEKIIDKQNENIENIQLALKNIIEVMQGKSSSSSSKSYKVKNGDSLEKIAKFHQTTIQALKEANHLTNDKIIVGQTIQIP